In one Flammeovirga yaeyamensis genomic region, the following are encoded:
- a CDS encoding prolyl oligopeptidase family serine peptidase, whose protein sequence is MKYFITFFLLLTTVFLPLSYAQNPQELWGNFDPDAGDFNEEIIYEHTDANGIYEKHTYISAYFKGKEIRVYCEFKKKADATNAPALLDVHGWMARPRPNQEFVEDGWAVLAHDYCGKTEENNSSDLRANYTKYPEGLEYGNMNPDYGYENRKSKYKDSGEQISDPTETDDYLWYVLQRRALSYLLAQDGVDNTRVGAQGYSYGGTIMWNLAMDERIDAMVAYFGVGFLEYYRTKQVWMYNNPYNEPAKTSGEEMYLESIAPQAHAPYIKAASLWLNGSNDHHGGHERGETMFDNFQADVPWNFAIQPKAFHATDKLGDDAKIWLEKHVLGVDHYFPARPTSSITLDAEGVPFYSVSPAQPENVTAVEVWYALKNPNNNTRTWIEAPSTKDGNNWTASLPVSNIDDYVFGFSKIDYDNNTVISGDFEAEIPSNLGDAKATLEPEAPDPTDWENAGGAIEVPGGVEAFYPVENKPISNDIFKEPFYKAPQGASFKIRYYGTQPQKLFVRVNEKYVFNFETGAHNTDVQEINIPASALRNSNDANDIMGEWSVADLIEVGPEDGQEITKVAFVALEWGEEDVMPNQVVYQFDGTEDRILAQNHNITTEVIANPSSEGMPDQDQVTKVTRQNTEEASIILPLGGEIQIGSNNEVSLYLYQEEGAVPTSNDLTLTLRNNTTGVHISQTLPISTHGQWGEYVFDFDGELNSDGSAVYNRIYSEMTLSFGTNSENIEGVVYYVSNIYGPEVSFEGTNTRLKELRVNNIKLADFDPSILRYTIDLPYGSLEVPTITAAVEDPEATYEIMEAGNVYKETVVRVTAKNGYTQRDYRIRFNAPGRKIFDANNKHAVDFQWRLVRSDTATVENPVPDHVVGEGVKVLKVTRNQNADATVEFIFKDGSWLAGEDKLFRIQVLQKSGQEDYPAGNRIGFYAGWEKTDGFDRGTFQNIEVQDQWIEYTFDLNDNNVEVGNDFRKVLVYFGNGSTLPGTEYYLALVEGPSISYNYDANLKSIHVDGELLTTFHPDELSYTIELPYGTTGQLPTIEGTANSMLSTVEVSTIADYTEEQTITVTAENGTQKVYSINYVETALSTNALLSDLIVDGATIDGFDPNKEDYAIELPYGSNISDLPEIIALTQDEYATVDIQNATTLPGEATITVTAQDTNVTKVYKISFTVSKNTDATLKSLGYNSMQIENFNPSNYTYSVEFPYDFEGVPTIEAALSDENAMMTITNITEIPGTATVKVVAEDAKTTLTYSVQFSLGDIPISDDASLSSLKYNGTSIENFTSDQFSYTVALPLEYEGLPLLEAVASDEKAVVKITDVTTLPAVALVEIMAEDGVTELVYMVAFSKEDAPLSIGDNPTNIKVFKSTSNTITVTSDELLNGKTLLAFDLSGRIILKQSLKDKRQDFNITNNGLMIIHIIDNKEALIFKLF, encoded by the coding sequence ATGAAATATTTTATTACATTTTTTCTACTGTTAACTACAGTATTTTTACCGTTATCCTATGCTCAAAATCCACAAGAGCTATGGGGCAATTTTGATCCGGATGCCGGAGATTTTAATGAAGAAATTATATATGAACACACAGATGCCAACGGGATCTATGAGAAGCATACATATATTAGTGCTTACTTTAAAGGGAAAGAAATCCGTGTCTATTGTGAGTTTAAAAAGAAGGCAGATGCTACCAATGCTCCTGCACTTTTAGATGTTCATGGTTGGATGGCTAGACCAAGACCTAATCAGGAATTTGTAGAAGATGGTTGGGCAGTATTAGCACATGATTATTGTGGGAAAACAGAAGAAAATAATTCCTCAGACCTAAGAGCAAACTATACTAAATATCCAGAAGGATTAGAATATGGAAATATGAATCCGGATTATGGATATGAAAATCGCAAATCGAAATACAAGGACTCTGGCGAACAAATTTCTGACCCTACAGAAACTGATGATTATCTATGGTATGTGTTACAAAGAAGAGCGTTAAGTTATTTATTGGCACAAGATGGAGTTGATAATACTAGAGTGGGTGCACAAGGATATTCTTATGGAGGAACCATTATGTGGAACCTTGCAATGGACGAGAGAATCGATGCAATGGTGGCTTATTTTGGTGTAGGTTTCTTAGAATATTACAGAACCAAACAAGTGTGGATGTATAATAATCCATATAATGAACCAGCAAAAACATCTGGTGAAGAGATGTATTTAGAAAGTATTGCTCCTCAGGCGCACGCCCCATACATAAAGGCAGCTTCTTTATGGCTAAACGGTTCTAACGATCATCATGGAGGCCACGAAAGAGGAGAAACTATGTTTGATAATTTTCAAGCAGATGTGCCTTGGAACTTTGCAATTCAACCAAAAGCATTTCATGCCACAGATAAATTAGGTGATGATGCCAAAATATGGTTAGAGAAACATGTTTTAGGTGTAGATCATTATTTTCCAGCAAGACCTACTTCATCGATTACTTTAGATGCGGAAGGAGTTCCTTTCTATTCAGTATCGCCAGCTCAACCGGAAAATGTAACTGCTGTAGAAGTTTGGTATGCATTAAAAAATCCAAACAACAACACAAGAACTTGGATTGAAGCTCCTTCAACTAAAGATGGTAATAATTGGACGGCCTCACTTCCTGTAAGCAATATTGATGATTATGTTTTCGGTTTTTCAAAAATTGATTATGATAACAATACCGTTATTTCAGGTGATTTTGAAGCTGAAATCCCATCAAATTTAGGTGATGCTAAAGCGACATTAGAGCCAGAAGCTCCAGACCCAACGGATTGGGAAAATGCAGGTGGAGCTATCGAAGTGCCAGGTGGAGTTGAAGCTTTCTATCCAGTAGAAAATAAACCTATTTCGAACGATATCTTTAAAGAGCCATTTTATAAAGCACCTCAAGGTGCATCATTTAAAATCAGATATTACGGTACTCAACCACAAAAGCTATTTGTGAGAGTAAACGAAAAATATGTTTTCAACTTCGAAACAGGTGCGCATAACACTGATGTTCAAGAGATCAATATTCCAGCATCTGCTTTAAGAAATAGTAATGATGCCAACGATATCATGGGAGAATGGTCTGTAGCTGATTTAATTGAAGTGGGTCCAGAAGATGGACAAGAAATTACTAAAGTGGCTTTTGTAGCATTAGAGTGGGGAGAGGAAGATGTGATGCCGAATCAAGTAGTGTACCAATTTGATGGAACCGAAGATAGAATACTTGCCCAAAATCATAATATCACAACAGAAGTGATAGCTAATCCTTCTTCTGAAGGGATGCCTGATCAAGATCAGGTTACAAAAGTGACAAGACAAAATACGGAAGAAGCATCTATTATTTTACCATTGGGAGGTGAAATACAAATAGGTAGCAATAATGAGGTAAGTCTATATCTTTATCAAGAAGAAGGTGCAGTGCCAACATCAAACGACTTGACATTGACTTTAAGAAACAACACTACCGGAGTTCATATTTCTCAAACTTTACCTATTTCTACTCATGGACAATGGGGGGAATATGTATTTGATTTTGATGGTGAGTTGAATAGCGATGGGTCTGCAGTTTATAATAGAATTTATTCTGAAATGACCTTATCATTTGGTACTAACTCGGAGAATATTGAAGGTGTTGTCTATTATGTATCAAATATTTATGGTCCAGAAGTAAGCTTTGAAGGAACAAATACTCGATTAAAAGAACTAAGAGTAAATAATATTAAGCTGGCCGATTTTGATCCTTCAATTCTTCGATATACCATCGATTTACCATATGGTTCTTTGGAAGTACCTACGATAACTGCAGCCGTAGAAGATCCTGAAGCTACTTATGAAATTATGGAGGCAGGGAATGTTTACAAGGAAACTGTGGTAAGAGTAACGGCTAAAAATGGCTATACACAAAGAGATTATAGAATTCGTTTTAATGCACCTGGACGTAAAATATTTGATGCCAATAATAAACATGCCGTAGATTTTCAGTGGCGTTTGGTGAGATCAGATACTGCCACAGTAGAGAATCCTGTTCCTGATCATGTTGTAGGTGAAGGAGTGAAGGTATTGAAAGTGACACGTAACCAAAATGCAGATGCTACAGTAGAATTCATTTTTAAAGATGGTTCTTGGTTAGCTGGTGAAGATAAGTTGTTCAGAATTCAAGTACTTCAGAAATCTGGTCAGGAAGACTACCCTGCTGGAAATAGAATTGGATTCTATGCAGGATGGGAAAAGACAGACGGTTTTGATCGAGGTACATTCCAGAATATCGAAGTACAAGATCAATGGATAGAATATACTTTCGATCTCAACGATAATAACGTAGAAGTGGGTAATGACTTTAGGAAGGTGCTCGTTTATTTTGGTAATGGAAGTACTTTGCCAGGAACAGAATATTATTTAGCACTTGTCGAAGGTCCGTCAATAAGTTATAATTATGATGCAAACTTAAAATCAATTCATGTCGATGGTGAATTATTAACGACTTTCCATCCGGATGAATTAAGTTATACCATCGAACTTCCTTATGGAACAACAGGTCAACTTCCGACCATAGAGGGAACAGCAAACAGTATGTTATCTACTGTAGAAGTATCAACCATTGCAGATTATACTGAGGAACAAACTATTACTGTAACTGCAGAAAATGGTACTCAAAAAGTATATTCGATAAATTATGTCGAGACAGCGTTAAGCACCAATGCACTATTATCTGATTTAATCGTCGATGGTGCTACAATAGATGGATTCGATCCTAATAAAGAAGATTATGCTATAGAATTGCCTTATGGGTCAAACATTTCTGATTTACCAGAAATTATTGCATTAACTCAAGATGAATATGCCACTGTCGACATTCAAAATGCAACAACTCTTCCAGGGGAAGCGACAATAACTGTTACGGCACAAGATACCAATGTAACCAAAGTGTACAAGATCAGCTTTACAGTGAGTAAGAATACGGATGCTACACTTAAATCATTGGGCTACAATAGTATGCAGATTGAAAACTTTAATCCTTCTAATTATACTTATTCAGTGGAATTCCCCTATGATTTTGAAGGGGTTCCAACTATTGAAGCCGCACTTTCTGATGAAAATGCCATGATGACGATTACAAATATCACAGAAATCCCAGGAACAGCTACTGTAAAAGTTGTTGCAGAAGATGCAAAAACTACATTGACCTATTCGGTACAATTTAGTTTAGGTGATATACCCATTAGCGATGATGCGTCTTTAAGTTCTCTAAAATATAACGGAACTTCCATAGAGAATTTTACTTCTGATCAATTTTCATATACAGTTGCCTTACCTTTGGAATATGAAGGATTACCCCTATTAGAAGCAGTAGCATCAGACGAAAAAGCAGTTGTAAAAATTACAGATGTAACGACACTACCAGCAGTAGCATTGGTTGAAATAATGGCAGAAGATGGAGTTACTGAATTAGTATATATGGTGGCCTTCTCTAAAGAAGATGCCCCACTATCTATTGGCGATAACCCTACGAATATTAAAGTGTTCAAATCTACATCAAATACTATAACGGTAACTTCTGATGAGTTATTGAATGGAAAAACTTTATTGGCTTTTGACCTAAGTGGTAGGATAATATTAAAGCAATCACTGAAAGATAAGCGTCAAGACTTTAACATCACTAACAATGGGTTAATGATTATTCATATCATAGATAATAAAGAGGCTTTGATATTTAAATTATTCTAA
- a CDS encoding alpha-L-fucosidase — translation MKNYFLISLCMLFSLSLFGQKKEKGMDELWGENGTNTQVTEKEHQWYKEAKFAMFIHWGLYSELAGEYEGKHYYGINEWIMRRASIQTKDYRKLAETFNPEKFDADEIAQLAVDAGMKYVVITAKHHDGFALFDSKVSDYDITNTPYKKDLIKQLAKACKKKGIRFGFYYSQMQDWNEKDGFGNTWEFNPDEADVQKYMTEKALPQVKELVTNYGDIGCIFFDTPGPIKHEQVLELKAIVDKYQPDCLINSRIGRGLGDFETLGDNEIPSEPVDGLWETCDTHNNTWAYSKLDFNWKTPKEISHRLIDVITKGGNYLFNIGPKGDGSVPEVSAMILRETGKWIAKYKEAIYGTDAMYLGGQTQFAATQKDNKMYVFVKEWPRDNQIYLPKFITKAKKAYFLDDQAAVNINMLEGSTLLKLPLRMPDPVASVIVVEFEDKPKLNTDKVFNTGLVTKLLPHEANLTACSTDKIRWMEIFGDWHATPVIEKWSEKGAKAEWEVNVPKKGMYIVRINYACNEDADMQEGLLKINDDQYYFVPTYSGDKNVIKNKFENRTIRVFKDRKIGVVNFNQPGKQKISITLNSDDASGWINLASISFEPIISVEANQSF, via the coding sequence ATGAAGAATTATTTTTTAATAAGTTTATGTATGTTGTTCTCCCTTTCCTTATTCGGTCAGAAAAAGGAAAAAGGGATGGATGAACTGTGGGGTGAAAATGGAACGAATACCCAGGTAACAGAAAAAGAGCATCAATGGTATAAAGAAGCAAAGTTTGCGATGTTTATACATTGGGGATTATATTCGGAACTAGCTGGTGAATATGAAGGCAAACATTATTATGGTATTAACGAATGGATTATGCGTAGAGCAAGTATCCAAACCAAAGACTATCGTAAATTAGCTGAAACGTTTAACCCTGAAAAATTTGATGCAGATGAAATCGCTCAACTGGCGGTGGATGCAGGAATGAAATATGTAGTCATTACTGCAAAACACCACGATGGTTTTGCTTTGTTCGACTCCAAAGTAAGTGATTATGATATCACAAACACTCCTTACAAGAAAGATTTAATTAAGCAATTAGCTAAAGCTTGTAAGAAAAAAGGGATTCGTTTTGGTTTCTATTATTCTCAAATGCAAGACTGGAACGAGAAAGACGGTTTTGGTAATACTTGGGAGTTTAATCCTGACGAAGCAGATGTACAAAAGTACATGACAGAAAAAGCATTACCTCAAGTGAAAGAATTGGTGACTAATTATGGTGATATCGGATGTATTTTCTTCGATACTCCAGGACCAATTAAACACGAACAAGTGTTAGAGTTAAAAGCAATTGTCGATAAATATCAACCCGACTGTTTGATTAACAGTAGAATTGGTAGAGGTCTAGGTGACTTCGAAACGTTAGGTGATAATGAGATTCCTTCTGAGCCAGTGGATGGTCTTTGGGAAACTTGTGATACACACAACAATACATGGGCGTATAGCAAGTTGGATTTCAACTGGAAAACACCAAAAGAAATCTCTCATCGTTTGATCGATGTAATTACAAAAGGTGGTAACTACTTGTTCAATATTGGTCCAAAAGGAGATGGTTCTGTACCAGAAGTTTCTGCTATGATTCTTAGAGAAACAGGTAAGTGGATTGCAAAATACAAAGAAGCGATCTATGGAACAGATGCCATGTATTTGGGAGGTCAAACACAATTTGCAGCCACTCAAAAGGATAACAAAATGTATGTTTTTGTAAAAGAATGGCCAAGAGACAATCAGATCTATTTGCCTAAATTTATTACAAAAGCAAAAAAGGCGTATTTCTTAGACGATCAGGCAGCGGTAAATATCAATATGTTAGAAGGTTCTACATTATTAAAATTACCTTTGAGAATGCCAGATCCAGTAGCCTCTGTGATTGTTGTTGAATTCGAAGACAAACCAAAATTAAATACAGATAAAGTATTTAATACAGGTTTGGTGACAAAACTATTACCTCATGAAGCCAACTTAACGGCTTGTTCAACAGACAAGATTCGATGGATGGAGATCTTTGGCGATTGGCATGCTACTCCAGTGATCGAAAAATGGTCTGAAAAAGGAGCGAAAGCAGAATGGGAGGTGAACGTTCCAAAAAAAGGAATGTACATTGTAAGAATCAATTACGCATGTAACGAAGATGCGGACATGCAAGAAGGTCTTTTAAAAATTAACGATGATCAGTATTATTTTGTACCTACTTATAGCGGGGATAAAAATGTGATCAAAAATAAGTTTGAAAACAGAACGATAAGAGTATTTAAAGATAGAAAAATCGGTGTGGTGAATTTCAATCAACCGGGTAAGCAGAAAATCTCTATTACCTTAAATTCTGATGACGCTTCAGGATGGATCAATCTTGCATCGATATCATTCGAACCTATTATTTCTGTAGAAGCGAATCAAAGTTTCTAA
- a CDS encoding SUMF1/EgtB/PvdO family nonheme iron enzyme, protein MINNKTTLYFFLLLLICPFFGEANNITIENVALSNKNTNTKTVEVNFDLSWDNSWRVSSAQSNWDAVWVFVKYRNLNTDYWQHATLSLSGHNATGATIDNEDDTGNGYSKGAFVYSASNISQQTVNYNVSLSWAYGEDHQGDDDTFEINVYGIEMVYVPQGRFALGTGGNEASSFYTFINNTSNRANPYYVSSEEAIDVGETAGNLCYVTNVNSGEFRDGVIAEDFPKGYQSFYCMKYEITQGQFVDFLNTLTSLQTGQNDFVKNKYGTNRNSIQYVTDQYVADAPYLPYVHGSHLAIFNYLDWSCLRPMSEFEFEKACRGTKTPVHREFAWGESTYNPDDFTLANLGAFNEEITANYSATLGNAAFSETLGNVGGPIRVGITATSTSDRIQSGASYYGIMDLSGSAFEAVVIVSSEEGRKFDGSHGNGLLSNIGNYTIDGWPQLIEANEGAGIRGGSYVNTNDQAYVSTRGLAAICYPTNSGRDFVGGRGVRTAPKN, encoded by the coding sequence ATGATTAATAATAAAACTACACTTTACTTCTTCTTGCTTCTTTTGATCTGTCCATTTTTCGGAGAAGCAAATAACATTACCATAGAAAACGTTGCACTTTCGAATAAGAATACAAATACAAAAACCGTTGAGGTGAATTTCGATTTATCATGGGATAACTCATGGAGAGTGAGTAGTGCACAAAGCAACTGGGATGCCGTTTGGGTTTTTGTGAAATACAGAAATTTAAATACCGATTACTGGCAACATGCTACTTTATCTTTAAGTGGACACAATGCTACTGGAGCAACTATTGATAATGAAGACGATACTGGAAACGGATATTCTAAAGGTGCATTTGTATACAGTGCATCTAATATATCTCAGCAAACAGTAAATTATAATGTTTCTTTAAGCTGGGCGTACGGAGAGGATCACCAAGGGGATGACGATACTTTCGAAATCAATGTCTATGGTATTGAAATGGTGTATGTGCCTCAAGGTCGTTTTGCTTTAGGGACAGGTGGTAACGAAGCTTCCTCTTTTTATACTTTCATCAATAACACTTCAAATAGAGCAAACCCGTATTATGTTTCATCAGAGGAAGCAATAGATGTTGGTGAAACGGCAGGGAATCTTTGTTATGTGACCAATGTGAATTCAGGTGAGTTTAGAGATGGAGTTATTGCTGAAGATTTTCCTAAAGGATATCAATCATTTTATTGTATGAAATATGAAATCACTCAAGGACAATTTGTGGATTTCTTGAATACTTTAACCTCATTACAAACGGGACAAAATGATTTTGTCAAGAATAAATATGGAACCAATAGAAATTCTATTCAATATGTAACGGATCAATACGTGGCAGATGCACCCTATCTTCCATATGTTCATGGTAGTCACTTAGCAATCTTTAATTATTTAGATTGGTCTTGTTTGAGACCAATGTCAGAGTTTGAATTCGAAAAAGCATGTAGAGGAACAAAAACACCGGTACATAGAGAATTTGCATGGGGAGAAAGTACATATAACCCAGATGACTTTACTTTAGCTAACCTTGGAGCGTTTAATGAAGAAATTACTGCAAATTACAGTGCTACGTTAGGCAATGCTGCGTTTAGTGAAACATTAGGGAATGTGGGTGGACCAATAAGAGTTGGTATCACTGCAACGAGTACATCTGATAGAATTCAATCGGGAGCTTCCTACTATGGCATTATGGATTTATCTGGAAGTGCTTTTGAAGCAGTGGTCATCGTTTCTTCAGAAGAAGGAAGAAAATTTGATGGTTCTCATGGTAATGGATTGTTAAGTAATATCGGTAACTATACCATCGATGGATGGCCACAATTAATTGAAGCTAATGAAGGTGCAGGTATTCGCGGAGGAAGTTATGTAAATACCAATGATCAGGCATATGTGTCGACAAGAGGCTTAGCAGCTATATGTTACCCAACTAATTCGGGTAGAGATTTTGTTGGAGGAAGAGGAGTTCGTACTGCACCAAAAAATTAA
- a CDS encoding T9SS type A sorting domain-containing protein, with the protein MKKYKQISALLWIMLFVSSLSVNVCAQDIFMGGNGGGDNSNSLMQSVNSTSHNFFMGGEGNGYASQTILETQNSTSYNIFKGGVSNGYALGNDLDVFGSVSHNIFTGGEAKGYAKNTVMVDEDYDLPIELGVFEVRNVQGKAFIRWTTLTEINNDYFVIEKSVDRRNWEIVTQIEGAGNSNNRLEYSTTDPSTSRGTSYYRLKQVDFDGQFTYSDIRIFNLENAPNIELYAYPNPVINELTILLDKDYHQLIQMYSINGEAIPLQIINQTDQDIRLNVSHLNKGFYVIRVGHLGVLKIVK; encoded by the coding sequence ATGAAAAAATATAAACAGATAAGTGCATTGTTATGGATAATGCTATTCGTTAGTTCATTATCAGTAAATGTTTGTGCCCAAGATATTTTTATGGGCGGAAATGGTGGTGGAGATAATTCTAACAGTTTAATGCAATCGGTAAATTCTACTTCTCATAATTTTTTTATGGGAGGGGAAGGAAATGGGTATGCCTCACAAACGATATTAGAAACTCAGAACTCAACGAGTTACAATATATTTAAAGGTGGTGTATCTAACGGATATGCTTTGGGTAATGATTTAGATGTTTTTGGTTCAGTATCTCATAATATATTTACAGGAGGGGAAGCGAAAGGATATGCTAAAAACACGGTAATGGTCGACGAAGATTACGATCTTCCTATCGAATTAGGTGTATTTGAAGTAAGGAATGTTCAAGGTAAAGCTTTTATTCGTTGGACAACGCTTACTGAAATAAACAACGATTACTTTGTCATCGAAAAATCGGTAGATAGAAGAAATTGGGAGATAGTAACTCAAATAGAAGGAGCAGGGAATTCAAATAATAGATTAGAGTATTCTACAACCGATCCATCAACATCAAGAGGAACGTCATATTATCGATTAAAACAAGTCGATTTCGATGGTCAGTTTACCTATTCTGATATCAGAATATTTAATTTGGAAAATGCTCCTAACATTGAACTCTATGCTTATCCTAATCCAGTAATTAACGAATTGACCATTCTTTTAGATAAAGATTATCATCAGTTAATTCAGATGTATTCTATTAACGGGGAAGCTATCCCACTACAAATAATAAATCAAACAGATCAAGATATACGTTTAAATGTGTCTCATTTAAACAAAGGATTTTATGTGATTAGAGTAGGACACTTAGGAGTTCTGAAAATCGTGAAGTAA